Genomic segment of uncultured Methanobrevibacter sp.:
TTTGAAAAGGGAATTAAGTTTGATTACAATAAGAGAGCTAAAATTCTGATAATCTATAAGGATTCTTTAGTTGACTTCAATCCGGAATATGGCAAGGTAGGGCTTTTGACTGCAGGAACCTCTGACATTCCAATCGCTGAGGAAGCAAAGGTTATTGTTGAACAGGGAGGATGTGAAGTCATTAGTTCCTATGATATCGGTGTTGCAGGGATTCATAGGTTATTCCCACAGATTGCACATATGGTTGAAGAGGATGTCTGTGCATTCATTGTTTGTGCAGGAATGGAAGGGGCATTGCCTTCTGTAGTTGCAGGATTGGTGGATGTTCCAGTCATTGCGGTTCCAACATCTGTAGGTTATGGAATCGGTGCAGATGGAAAGGCGGCATTGTATTCAATGTTGCAGTCTTGTGCTCCCGGATTGTCAGTTGTCAATATTGACAATGGGTTCGGTGCAGGAGTTTGTGCTTTGACCATTGCTAAGAATATTGCTAAAAAGGTAAGAATGTCTAAAGAATAGGTATTTTTATTTTATATTACTTTATATTATTTTATATTATTTTTTATCAATTTTGATTATTTTCAATTGTATTATTTTAATATTTTAATTAAATTAATTTTTTATATTGGTGTTTATATTGATTTTTAGAGATTTCAATCCGGAAATTCATGATGTTTATAAAGTGGCTGAATTAATCTATGATGTTGATTATAGAACATTCAAGCATGTTTTCAAATCAAAGGAAGAAGGTGTGGAAGCCATTAAAAACAGATTGCTTTTGATTGATTTTGCAAAAGATGCTGAAGCGGATGAAAATGATTTGTTCTATGTCTTCTTTGATGATGAAGACACAGAGGAAAAGGAAATTATTGGAATGTTCAATGGTGGGAAAGGAGTTCAGCATTCTCTTTTCGGAGATATAAAAAATCAATTCAAAACTCTTAAGTTTTCTGAAGCATTAGGTCTTTCCAAAGTATCTTTCATGGATAATTTCGTT
This window contains:
- the larB gene encoding nickel pincer cofactor biosynthesis protein LarB, translated to MKEILKSLAEGKISIEECDTLLKAESIRQLDDVAQIDTSRMDRTGFPEAILADSKDYDDLLTIIKRFFEKQESDSDSIELKNNIIITRLSKERYESLEKDLDYLFEKGIKFDYNKRAKILIIYKDSLVDFNPEYGKVGLLTAGTSDIPIAEEAKVIVEQGGCEVISSYDIGVAGIHRLFPQIAHMVEEDVCAFIVCAGMEGALPSVVAGLVDVPVIAVPTSVGYGIGADGKAALYSMLQSCAPGLSVVNIDNGFGAGVCALTIAKNIAKKVRMSKE
- a CDS encoding GNAT family N-acetyltransferase, producing the protein MIFRDFNPEIHDVYKVAELIYDVDYRTFKHVFKSKEEGVEAIKNRLLLIDFAKDAEADENDLFYVFFDDEDTEEKEIIGMFNGGKGVQHSLFGDIKNQFKTLKFSEALGLSKVSFMDNFVLVDVEDDDFYICELAICSNQRGKGYGTEALDQLIQLAKDLDCKRVVLDADFRNDGAFRLYSSKGFKIFNRKSFGVPGKKRGMRNMELILK